A genomic region of Terriglobales bacterium contains the following coding sequences:
- the hpnJ gene encoding hopanoid biosynthesis associated radical SAM protein HpnJ codes for MPLKTLFLNPPSFENFDGGAGSRWPATREIESYWYPVWLAYPTGMLEGARLLDAPPHHISAEETIRIAKDYEFLVLFTSTPGFPGDIKLAEAIKTANPKIRIAFVGPHVSVLPEKSLNEAKYVDFVARKEFDYAVTDFAKGKPLEEIPGISYRKNGKVVHNPEGPQISDLDALPNVTEVYKRDLDVRRYNVPFLLHPFVSLYTTRGCPAQCTFCLWPQTLSGHPWRKRSTDAVAREMAQAKEYWPYVKEFFFDDDTFNIQKARTIELCEKLKPLKLTWSCTSRVTTDYDTLKAMKEAGCRLLIVGFESGDQQILKNIKKGATLERARQFTKDCHKLGLVIHGDFILGLPGETRETIRRTIDFAKELDVETIQVSVAHAYPGTELYDFALSNGFLANREMVDAGGHQLAHIEYPGLPAEEIIGAVHRFYDEYYFRPKAVFRIVKKAFFNSEERKRLYHEAKGFLKVRANRNRWVKQQRQKPVAPPAPPSGGEPVSEREPSVVEPANA; via the coding sequence ATGCCATTAAAAACGCTATTCCTGAATCCTCCTTCGTTCGAAAATTTCGACGGTGGCGCCGGATCCCGGTGGCCGGCTACCCGGGAGATTGAGTCTTACTGGTATCCGGTGTGGCTGGCGTACCCGACAGGGATGCTGGAAGGGGCTCGACTACTGGATGCGCCTCCGCACCACATTTCGGCAGAAGAGACGATCCGGATCGCCAAGGATTATGAATTCCTGGTCCTGTTCACCAGCACTCCCGGATTTCCCGGCGACATAAAGCTGGCCGAGGCGATCAAGACAGCGAATCCGAAAATCAGGATTGCCTTCGTGGGGCCGCATGTATCAGTGCTGCCGGAGAAGAGCCTGAACGAGGCGAAATACGTTGATTTCGTGGCGCGCAAGGAATTTGACTACGCCGTCACCGATTTTGCCAAGGGCAAGCCGCTGGAGGAAATTCCGGGAATTTCCTACCGCAAGAACGGCAAGGTGGTGCATAACCCCGAAGGGCCGCAGATCAGCGACCTCGATGCCCTGCCGAACGTTACCGAGGTCTACAAGCGCGATTTAGACGTGCGGCGTTACAACGTCCCATTCCTGCTGCATCCGTTTGTTTCGCTGTACACGACGCGCGGGTGTCCCGCGCAATGTACCTTCTGCCTTTGGCCACAGACGCTGAGTGGACATCCGTGGCGCAAGCGTTCCACCGACGCGGTGGCGCGTGAGATGGCGCAGGCCAAGGAATATTGGCCCTACGTCAAGGAATTCTTCTTCGACGACGATACGTTCAACATCCAGAAGGCGCGGACGATTGAGCTGTGCGAGAAGCTGAAGCCGCTGAAACTGACCTGGTCGTGCACCTCGCGGGTGACCACGGACTACGACACGCTGAAAGCGATGAAAGAGGCCGGGTGTCGCCTGTTGATCGTGGGATTTGAATCCGGGGACCAGCAGATTCTGAAGAACATCAAGAAGGGCGCCACGCTGGAGCGGGCGCGGCAGTTCACCAAGGACTGTCACAAGCTGGGGCTGGTAATCCACGGAGATTTCATTCTCGGCCTACCGGGGGAAACTCGCGAGACCATCCGCCGCACCATCGATTTCGCGAAAGAGTTGGACGTTGAAACCATCCAGGTTTCCGTTGCGCACGCTTACCCGGGGACGGAGTTGTACGACTTCGCCCTGAGCAACGGCTTTTTGGCGAACCGGGAGATGGTGGATGCCGGCGGGCACCAGCTGGCGCATATCGAATATCCGGGGCTGCCGGCGGAAGAAATCATTGGGGCAGTGCATCGTTTCTACGACGAATACTATTTCCGTCCGAAGGCGGTGTTCCGGATCGTGAAAAAGGCGTTTTTCAATTCCGAGGAACGCAAACGGCTCTACCATGAAGCCAAAGGCTTCCTGAAAGTTCGTGCCAATCGCAACCGCTGGGTGAAACAGCAGAGGCAGAAGCCAGTTGCACCCCCAGCGCCGCCATCAGGAGGCGAACCGGTTTCTGAGAGGGAGCCGTCGGTGGTGGAACCCGCCAACGCCTGA
- a CDS encoding EamA family transporter — MNFREKATLAGVVLFGACGDVALSRGMKAVGTLSLSHWTGAIHAIFTPWVGAGIILLLLFFVSYLSSLSFADLTYVLPATAVGYILMALMAKFFLHENISPWRWAGIALIALGVGFVTAGPAKTATARGAQPSPPAAGTA; from the coding sequence GTGAACTTCCGTGAGAAAGCCACCCTGGCCGGGGTGGTGTTATTTGGCGCTTGCGGCGATGTCGCGCTGTCACGCGGCATGAAAGCCGTGGGAACTCTCTCGCTGAGCCACTGGACCGGGGCCATCCACGCCATCTTCACACCCTGGGTGGGGGCGGGAATCATTCTCCTGCTGCTGTTCTTCGTCAGCTATCTCAGTTCCCTTTCGTTTGCGGATCTCACCTACGTTCTTCCTGCTACTGCGGTCGGCTACATCCTGATGGCGCTGATGGCCAAGTTCTTCCTGCATGAAAACATTTCGCCCTGGCGCTGGGCGGGAATTGCCTTGATCGCGTTAGGAGTTGGATTTGTGACAGCAGGGCCAGCCAAGACGGCGACTGCACGCGGGGCACAACCGTCACCGCCAGCGGCAGGAACCGCGTGA
- a CDS encoding TolC family protein yields MKACVHGFLKAFLFMFMMVSSTGGWGEPLPFRRAMELVERRGSASVAAADQARARAAYLEMRNVFLPQLVLGSGVAKTYGFPLSIEGSAPAIVSVNYQSALYSPAGRDFMRSALQEWKASTMTTQDQRAATLLEAAITYIQLDTASSRVRVLNEQQNEANRLVSVVSDRVQAGVDSQLELTRSKLAAAQVRMRHAEAEGQADVLRERLGQLTGLPSASIETVTETIPEIPDLSQQEDIAGAALSNSPAVKASEQVASAKKLRANGEHKLMWPVIDLVGQYGLFSKYNNYDLYFNRFQKNNATLGVAIRFPFLNYPQRARAEEADAEAVKAQRQTDVTKQQVSTDTLKLARAIKQLTAAEQVAQLDYQLAQGQADAIEARIQSQAPGTPAAPGQTAVPPPGPRELQSARIEMNDKYSTYLDTGFELQKARLQLLRAAGKLEDWALGRQ; encoded by the coding sequence ATGAAAGCCTGTGTACACGGATTCTTGAAGGCGTTCCTTTTCATGTTCATGATGGTCTCTTCGACCGGTGGTTGGGGTGAGCCGCTTCCCTTTCGACGGGCGATGGAACTGGTAGAAAGGCGGGGATCAGCATCGGTGGCGGCGGCGGACCAAGCGCGAGCGCGAGCGGCTTATCTTGAAATGCGCAACGTGTTTCTGCCGCAACTGGTCCTGGGCTCGGGAGTCGCCAAGACGTACGGATTTCCGCTGAGCATCGAAGGATCAGCGCCGGCCATCGTCAGCGTGAATTACCAGTCAGCGCTATACAGCCCGGCGGGCCGGGACTTCATGAGATCGGCGCTGCAGGAGTGGAAGGCATCGACGATGACGACACAGGACCAGCGTGCAGCCACGCTGCTGGAAGCGGCGATCACATACATCCAGCTGGATACGGCATCTTCACGAGTGCGCGTGCTGAACGAACAACAGAACGAGGCCAACCGGCTGGTCAGCGTGGTGAGCGACCGCGTGCAAGCCGGAGTAGACAGCCAATTGGAGTTGACGCGTTCCAAGCTGGCGGCAGCCCAGGTCCGCATGCGCCATGCCGAGGCCGAAGGACAGGCCGACGTCCTGCGGGAACGTTTGGGGCAGTTAACGGGGTTGCCCAGCGCGTCGATTGAAACCGTGACCGAAACCATCCCTGAGATCCCCGATCTCAGCCAGCAAGAGGACATTGCGGGCGCGGCCTTGTCGAACAGCCCGGCAGTGAAGGCGTCAGAGCAGGTGGCATCGGCAAAGAAGCTACGCGCCAACGGCGAGCACAAACTGATGTGGCCGGTCATCGACCTGGTGGGGCAATATGGGTTGTTTTCCAAGTACAACAATTACGACCTGTACTTCAACCGCTTCCAGAAGAACAACGCGACTCTGGGAGTGGCGATCCGATTTCCATTCCTGAATTACCCGCAGCGAGCGCGGGCCGAAGAGGCGGACGCCGAAGCGGTGAAGGCGCAGCGACAGACCGATGTCACCAAGCAGCAGGTGTCAACCGACACGCTGAAATTGGCACGCGCCATCAAGCAATTGACCGCCGCCGAACAGGTGGCGCAGCTTGATTACCAGCTGGCACAGGGACAGGCGGACGCGATTGAGGCACGGATCCAGTCGCAGGCTCCGGGCACCCCCGCAGCGCCTGGACAGACTGCTGTACCGCCGCCGGGTCCGCGTGAGCTGCAAAGCGCCCGCATCGAGATGAACGACAAGTATTCGACGTACCTCGATACCGGGTTCGAGCTCCAAAAGGCCCGCCTGCAACTGCTCCGGGCTGCAGGCAAGCTGGAAGATTGGGCGCTGGGCAGACAGTAA